The following are from one region of the Carassius auratus strain Wakin chromosome 43, ASM336829v1, whole genome shotgun sequence genome:
- the LOC113061630 gene encoding mucosa-associated lymphoid tissue lymphoma translocation protein 1-like isoform X1 translates to MRTEVFILQQPMSVCVPPNHEVTLRVQAIGSGALKYQWFDKHQTEVAGGTDPELTVTLQRSGKYICRVSDLHYNYQFTEWVKVRILDEPGVSHTWRGEPHIVIHPISQRVKPGETFTLKCKALGKPAPAYQWYRNGLILPKQTTETLRIENASADTVGSYLCAVSNILEERWSEAAEIEIAPPDPKPEPTLMATDKVALLIGNLNYSNHPGLMAPTMDVHELANLLQQLGFRVVSLLDLTLQEMHAAIDKFLQLLDRGVYAVFYYAGHGYELSGRNYLVAIDAPRPYRTENCVCVQKLMHSMQNRKAQLNVILLDTCRKWYKQKGPLSDIKPSAPLGNTVYGYATSEDAEAFEVQNGGKSTGIFTKYLNKHVLKPERVTRVLEQVSVDLGKDPLVRGRQVVEVRHTLTEPRALTDPVRTSGHTMELRRRDACWKQANVLPCRRSLDFLYCGVKVELSFSALFSNVLVVFATVKNSSALDHDCILKLESEPKMQDIFSCSGRSEEMDSLLGNSAETPDCTLRLCCLQRLQGSLVIKVTVHYTHTQTKEHLTESKELDIGRPLIASCKMNPMRPVDRRQESRVHTVDHMSNIRYPHHQNHPRPGRPYTRKAENRLQSSAKSSSTSSNEPEENDEND, encoded by the exons ATGAGAACTG AAGTTTTTATTCTGCAGCAGccgatgtctgtgtgtgtaccaCCAAACCATGAGGTGACCTTAAGAGTTCAAGCAATAGGCTCTGGTGCATTAAAGTATCAGTGGTTTGATAAACATCAGACAGAG GTGGCAGGTGGGACAGACCCCGAGCTCACCGTCACTCTCCAGAGATCTGGAAAATATATTTGTAGAGTGAGCGACCTGCATTATAACTATCAGTTCACAGAATGGGTAAAAGTGAGAATCCTAGATGAACCAG GTGTTTCTCACACATGGAGAGGGGAACCCCATATTGTCATTCACCCAATAAGCCAAAGAGTAAAACCAGGGGAGACTTTCACTCTTAAATGCAAAGCTTTAGGCAAGCCTGCGCCTGCCTACCAGTGGTACAGAAACGGTCTCATCCTTCCTAAACAGACCACAGAAACACTTAGG ATAGAAAATGCCAGCGCAGACACTGTGGGCTCATACCTCTGTGCTGTGTCAAATATTTTGGAGGAGAGATGGTCTGAAGCAGCTGAGATTGAGATAG CACCTCCAGATCCAAAACCAGAGCCCACGCTTATGG CAACCGACAAAGTGGCATTACTGATTGGGAACCTGAACTACAGCAACCATCCTGGTCTGATGGCCCCCACCATGGATGTTCATGAGCTGGCCAATCTCCTGCAACAGCTGGGCTTCAGAGTGGTCTCCCTGCTTGATCTCACCCTTCAGGAAATGCATGCTGCCATTGACAAGTTCTTGCAGCTGTTGGACCGTGGAGTGTATG CTGTTTTTTACTATGCTGGCCATGGCTATGAGCTCTCGGGCAGAAATTACCTGGTGGCCATTGACGCTCCACGACCCTACCGTAcagaaaactgtgtgtgtgtacagaaacTGATGCACAGTATGCAGAACAGAAAAGCCCAGCTCAACGTCATTCTCCTGGACACCTGTAGGAAATG GTACAAACAAAAAGGTCCTCTCTCTGATATTAAGCCTTCGGCTCCTCTGGGCAACACTGTGTATGGATATGCCAC GAGTGAAGATGCAGAGGCTTTTGAGGTCCAGAATGGTGGCAAGAGCACTGGGATCTTCACCAAATACCTGAACAAACATGTCTTAAAGCCAGAGAGGGTGACCCGTGTCCTGGAGCAGGTCTCTGTGG ATCTGGGTAAGGACCCACTGGTGCGTGGCAGGCAGGTAGTAGAGGTCCGACACACTCTGACAGAGCCACGGGCTTTGACCGATCCTGTGCGAACATCTGGACACACCATGGAGCTCCGCCGGCGGGATGCTTGTTGGAAACAGGCTAATG TTCTTCCTTGCCGGAGGTCTCTGGACTTTCTGTACTGTGGCGTTAAGGTGGAACTGAGTTTCTCTGCTCTGTTCTCCAATGTCCTGGTTGTGTTTGCTACGGTGAAAAACTCAAGCGCTTTGGATCATGACTGCATTCTGAAACTTGAGAGTGAACCA AAAATGCAGGACATTTTCTCATGTTCTGGtcgatcagaagaaatggacagtcTGCTTGGGAACAGTGCTGAAACTCCTGACTGCACCCTCAGATTATGTTGCCTTCAAAGACTTCAG GGATCTCTGGTGATCAAAGTGACAGTGCACTACACCCACACACAAACTAAAGAACATCTCACTGAGAGCAAAGAGCTGGACATAGGCAGGCCTCTCATTGCCTCCTGCAAGATGAATCCGATGAGGCCAGTGGACAGGAGACAAGAGAGTCGTGTCCATACTGTGGACCACATGTCCAACATAAGATATCCTCATCATCAGAACCATCCTCGACCCGGTCGGCCCTACACGCGCAAGGCTGAGAACCGATTACAGAGTTCAGCCAAATCCAGCTCCACGAGCAGCAATGAACCAGAGGAGAATGATGAAAATGACTAA
- the LOC113061630 gene encoding mucosa-associated lymphoid tissue lymphoma translocation protein 1-like isoform X2 produces the protein MRTVFILQQPMSVCVPPNHEVTLRVQAIGSGALKYQWFDKHQTEVAGGTDPELTVTLQRSGKYICRVSDLHYNYQFTEWVKVRILDEPGVSHTWRGEPHIVIHPISQRVKPGETFTLKCKALGKPAPAYQWYRNGLILPKQTTETLRIENASADTVGSYLCAVSNILEERWSEAAEIEIAPPDPKPEPTLMATDKVALLIGNLNYSNHPGLMAPTMDVHELANLLQQLGFRVVSLLDLTLQEMHAAIDKFLQLLDRGVYAVFYYAGHGYELSGRNYLVAIDAPRPYRTENCVCVQKLMHSMQNRKAQLNVILLDTCRKWYKQKGPLSDIKPSAPLGNTVYGYATSEDAEAFEVQNGGKSTGIFTKYLNKHVLKPERVTRVLEQVSVDLGKDPLVRGRQVVEVRHTLTEPRALTDPVRTSGHTMELRRRDACWKQANVLPCRRSLDFLYCGVKVELSFSALFSNVLVVFATVKNSSALDHDCILKLESEPKMQDIFSCSGRSEEMDSLLGNSAETPDCTLRLCCLQRLQGSLVIKVTVHYTHTQTKEHLTESKELDIGRPLIASCKMNPMRPVDRRQESRVHTVDHMSNIRYPHHQNHPRPGRPYTRKAENRLQSSAKSSSTSSNEPEENDEND, from the exons ATGAGAACTG TTTTTATTCTGCAGCAGccgatgtctgtgtgtgtaccaCCAAACCATGAGGTGACCTTAAGAGTTCAAGCAATAGGCTCTGGTGCATTAAAGTATCAGTGGTTTGATAAACATCAGACAGAG GTGGCAGGTGGGACAGACCCCGAGCTCACCGTCACTCTCCAGAGATCTGGAAAATATATTTGTAGAGTGAGCGACCTGCATTATAACTATCAGTTCACAGAATGGGTAAAAGTGAGAATCCTAGATGAACCAG GTGTTTCTCACACATGGAGAGGGGAACCCCATATTGTCATTCACCCAATAAGCCAAAGAGTAAAACCAGGGGAGACTTTCACTCTTAAATGCAAAGCTTTAGGCAAGCCTGCGCCTGCCTACCAGTGGTACAGAAACGGTCTCATCCTTCCTAAACAGACCACAGAAACACTTAGG ATAGAAAATGCCAGCGCAGACACTGTGGGCTCATACCTCTGTGCTGTGTCAAATATTTTGGAGGAGAGATGGTCTGAAGCAGCTGAGATTGAGATAG CACCTCCAGATCCAAAACCAGAGCCCACGCTTATGG CAACCGACAAAGTGGCATTACTGATTGGGAACCTGAACTACAGCAACCATCCTGGTCTGATGGCCCCCACCATGGATGTTCATGAGCTGGCCAATCTCCTGCAACAGCTGGGCTTCAGAGTGGTCTCCCTGCTTGATCTCACCCTTCAGGAAATGCATGCTGCCATTGACAAGTTCTTGCAGCTGTTGGACCGTGGAGTGTATG CTGTTTTTTACTATGCTGGCCATGGCTATGAGCTCTCGGGCAGAAATTACCTGGTGGCCATTGACGCTCCACGACCCTACCGTAcagaaaactgtgtgtgtgtacagaaacTGATGCACAGTATGCAGAACAGAAAAGCCCAGCTCAACGTCATTCTCCTGGACACCTGTAGGAAATG GTACAAACAAAAAGGTCCTCTCTCTGATATTAAGCCTTCGGCTCCTCTGGGCAACACTGTGTATGGATATGCCAC GAGTGAAGATGCAGAGGCTTTTGAGGTCCAGAATGGTGGCAAGAGCACTGGGATCTTCACCAAATACCTGAACAAACATGTCTTAAAGCCAGAGAGGGTGACCCGTGTCCTGGAGCAGGTCTCTGTGG ATCTGGGTAAGGACCCACTGGTGCGTGGCAGGCAGGTAGTAGAGGTCCGACACACTCTGACAGAGCCACGGGCTTTGACCGATCCTGTGCGAACATCTGGACACACCATGGAGCTCCGCCGGCGGGATGCTTGTTGGAAACAGGCTAATG TTCTTCCTTGCCGGAGGTCTCTGGACTTTCTGTACTGTGGCGTTAAGGTGGAACTGAGTTTCTCTGCTCTGTTCTCCAATGTCCTGGTTGTGTTTGCTACGGTGAAAAACTCAAGCGCTTTGGATCATGACTGCATTCTGAAACTTGAGAGTGAACCA AAAATGCAGGACATTTTCTCATGTTCTGGtcgatcagaagaaatggacagtcTGCTTGGGAACAGTGCTGAAACTCCTGACTGCACCCTCAGATTATGTTGCCTTCAAAGACTTCAG GGATCTCTGGTGATCAAAGTGACAGTGCACTACACCCACACACAAACTAAAGAACATCTCACTGAGAGCAAAGAGCTGGACATAGGCAGGCCTCTCATTGCCTCCTGCAAGATGAATCCGATGAGGCCAGTGGACAGGAGACAAGAGAGTCGTGTCCATACTGTGGACCACATGTCCAACATAAGATATCCTCATCATCAGAACCATCCTCGACCCGGTCGGCCCTACACGCGCAAGGCTGAGAACCGATTACAGAGTTCAGCCAAATCCAGCTCCACGAGCAGCAATGAACCAGAGGAGAATGATGAAAATGACTAA